A genomic region of Thermus hydrothermalis contains the following coding sequences:
- the bshC gene encoding bacillithiol biosynthesis cysteine-adding enzyme BshC, whose translation METALLARLLGLPQGEEALKARLGRAGHPGLAGALRAYLKRLGAPQEALAAVEGLARGAVVTGQQAGLLGGPALTFYKAHTALRLAEGVGGVAVFWVASQDHDVEEVRHLHLLWDEEVRTLSLPLPPLPAGRIPLAPYLEALKAFLGPWARDERVAYALEGRTLSEFFARTLLAFLGARGLVPFDPMAEELAPLFLEALERELAEPLASAQAINEEAERIRALGGKPPLRRKPGATNLFLETDARRLLFYEGGAFTDGVRRYTAKELGEIARQDPSRLTPAAGLRPVFQDLVLPTAGFVVGPNEFRYVAELSRVYALYGLPMPALFLRLQAVVLEPPIRRILEKHHLSPWAFLEKGEEAFLEAVRGGLEGYRSLEEELRGLLARLEALEAQARALEPTLERPFRRFRVRLAGEGDRLLRKLLRARMGRDAVLMGHLERLKRHLLPLGLPQERVYPFAMYALRHPEALDRLKEAPPQGKATLVLG comes from the coding sequence ATGGAAACCGCCCTTTTGGCCCGCCTCCTGGGCCTGCCCCAAGGGGAGGAGGCCCTTAAGGCGCGCCTCGGCCGGGCGGGCCACCCGGGGCTCGCCGGGGCCCTCAGGGCTTACCTGAAGCGCCTCGGAGCGCCCCAGGAAGCCTTGGCCGCCGTGGAAGGGCTTGCCCGGGGGGCGGTGGTTACGGGGCAGCAGGCGGGGCTTCTGGGAGGCCCCGCCCTCACCTTCTACAAGGCCCACACCGCTTTGCGTCTGGCCGAGGGGGTAGGGGGGGTGGCGGTCTTCTGGGTGGCCTCCCAGGACCACGACGTGGAGGAGGTGCGCCACCTGCACCTTCTTTGGGACGAGGAGGTGCGTACCCTTTCCCTCCCTTTGCCCCCTCTTCCCGCCGGGCGCATCCCCTTGGCCCCTTACCTGGAGGCCCTAAAGGCCTTTCTCGGGCCTTGGGCCAGGGACGAACGGGTGGCCTACGCCCTGGAAGGGCGGACGCTTTCCGAGTTCTTCGCCCGCACCCTCCTCGCCTTCCTGGGCGCGAGGGGCCTCGTCCCCTTTGACCCCATGGCGGAGGAGCTCGCTCCCCTTTTCCTCGAGGCCCTAGAGCGGGAGCTGGCCGAACCCTTGGCCAGCGCCCAGGCCATCAACGAGGAGGCGGAGAGGATCCGGGCCCTGGGGGGGAAGCCCCCCTTGCGGCGGAAGCCTGGGGCCACCAACCTCTTCCTGGAAACCGACGCCCGCCGCCTCCTCTTCTACGAAGGCGGGGCCTTTACCGATGGGGTGCGGCGCTACACGGCCAAGGAGCTTGGGGAGATCGCCCGGCAGGACCCCTCCCGCCTGACCCCGGCCGCAGGCCTAAGGCCCGTCTTCCAGGACCTGGTCCTGCCCACGGCGGGGTTCGTGGTGGGGCCCAACGAGTTCCGCTACGTGGCGGAGCTTTCCCGGGTCTACGCCCTCTATGGCCTCCCCATGCCCGCCCTTTTCCTGAGGCTTCAGGCGGTGGTCCTAGAACCCCCCATCCGGCGTATTCTGGAAAAACACCACCTTTCTCCTTGGGCCTTTTTGGAGAAGGGGGAGGAGGCCTTCTTGGAGGCGGTGCGGGGCGGTTTGGAGGGCTACCGCTCCTTGGAGGAGGAGCTTCGGGGGCTTCTCGCCCGCTTGGAGGCGTTGGAGGCCCAGGCCAGGGCCTTGGAGCCCACCCTGGAGCGCCCCTTCCGCCGCTTCCGGGTGCGGCTTGCGGGGGAGGGGGATAGGCTCTTGCGCAAGCTCCTTAGGGCCCGCATGGGGAGGGATGCGGTGCTCATGGGCCACCTTGAAAGGCTCAAGCGCCACCTTCTGCCCCTCGGGTTGCCCCAGGAGCGGGTCTATCCCTTCGCCATGTACGCCCTGCGGCACCCGGAGGCCCTGGACCGGCTGAAGGAGGCCCCGCCCCAGGGCAAGGCCACCCTGGTCTTGGGGTAG
- a CDS encoding SpoIID/LytB domain-containing protein has product MARLGPFILFLLLPLLAFFPARGQGKDLLLRVLLQEVPQGQAVRLSLPSGEVRASATGEGVVLDGRLQPFFDLDVPYFALEGRPYRGGVRLLAQGGRLLVVNLVLLEDYLLGVLPGEMPEGFPLEALKAQAVLARTFAVNRLNPKAPYDLCASELCQVYLGFAAEKPKYAQAVAATRGQVLSYGGKAISALYHADSGGMTAGSEEVFQKALPYLRPRPDPYAKGPKSAWRMTVSKERAEKALRSLGYAPRGEEAPQVLERSPSGRAWRVRLLGVEVQGPEAGRLLRLMGLPSALAEFQGFEAVGRGAGHGVGLSQWGAKGMAEAGFGHREILGHYFPGTFLSELLLAGVP; this is encoded by the coding sequence ATGGCGCGGTTGGGTCCCTTTATCCTCTTCCTCCTTCTACCCCTTCTCGCCTTCTTCCCCGCCCGGGGGCAAGGGAAGGACCTCCTCCTCCGGGTGCTCCTCCAAGAGGTACCCCAGGGCCAGGCGGTGCGCCTAAGCCTCCCCTCCGGGGAGGTGCGCGCCTCGGCCACGGGGGAGGGGGTGGTGTTGGACGGGCGCCTCCAGCCCTTCTTTGACCTGGACGTGCCCTACTTCGCCCTCGAGGGCCGCCCTTACCGGGGTGGGGTGCGGCTCCTCGCCCAGGGGGGGAGGCTCCTCGTGGTCAACCTGGTCCTCCTGGAGGACTACCTCCTCGGGGTCCTGCCCGGGGAGATGCCGGAGGGCTTCCCCTTGGAGGCCCTGAAGGCCCAGGCGGTCCTGGCCCGCACCTTCGCCGTGAACCGCCTGAACCCCAAGGCCCCCTACGACCTCTGCGCCAGCGAGCTTTGCCAGGTCTATCTGGGCTTCGCCGCCGAGAAGCCCAAGTACGCCCAGGCGGTGGCCGCCACCCGGGGCCAGGTTTTGAGCTACGGGGGTAAGGCCATCTCCGCCCTTTACCACGCCGACTCCGGGGGCATGACCGCGGGGAGCGAGGAGGTGTTCCAAAAGGCCCTCCCCTACCTCCGCCCCCGGCCCGACCCCTACGCCAAGGGTCCCAAGAGCGCCTGGCGGATGACGGTTTCCAAGGAGAGGGCGGAGAAGGCCCTTCGCTCCCTGGGCTACGCCCCTAGGGGGGAGGAGGCCCCCCAGGTCCTGGAGCGTAGCCCCTCGGGCCGGGCCTGGCGGGTGCGCCTTCTGGGGGTGGAGGTCCAGGGCCCCGAGGCGGGGCGGCTTCTCCGCCTCATGGGCCTCCCTTCGGCCTTGGCCGAGTTCCAGGGCTTTGAGGCGGTGGGCCGGGGGGCGGGGCACGGGGTGGGGCTTTCCCAGTGGGGGGCCAAGGGGATGGCGGAGGCGGGCTTTGGCCACCGGGAGATCCTGGGCCACTACTTCCCCGGCACCTTCCTCTCCGAGCTCCTCTTGGCCGGGGTGCCCTAG
- a CDS encoding methylated-DNA--[protein]-cysteine S-methyltransferase, whose amino-acid sequence MLLATPLGPLWLAVSPLGVVRLEPALFPRGPEATGPLAERVRESLEAYFAGERPDFLDIPLDYTGLSPARVGLYERVRRIPYGKTTSYGALARELGLSPRAVGAALRASPYFLLVPAHRVIHQDGRLGGFAGQEGLKLWLLRFEGAL is encoded by the coding sequence GTGCTCCTCGCCACCCCCCTAGGCCCCCTTTGGCTTGCCGTTTCCCCCTTGGGGGTGGTCCGCCTCGAGCCCGCCCTCTTCCCCCGGGGGCCGGAGGCAACGGGCCCCTTGGCGGAGCGGGTGCGGGAAAGCCTTGAGGCCTATTTCGCCGGGGAGCGCCCGGATTTTCTGGACATCCCCCTGGACTACACCGGCCTTTCCCCGGCCCGCGTAGGCCTTTACGAGCGGGTTCGCCGCATCCCCTACGGGAAGACCACGAGCTACGGGGCGCTCGCCCGGGAGCTGGGGCTTTCCCCCCGGGCGGTGGGGGCGGCCCTCAGGGCTTCCCCCTACTTCCTCCTGGTCCCCGCCCACCGGGTCATCCACCAGGACGGGCGGCTTGGGGGCTTCGCCGGCCAGGAGGGGCTGAAGCTCTGGCTCCTTCGCTTTGAGGGGGCCCTTTAG
- a CDS encoding alpha-amylase family glycosyl hydrolase yields the protein MAWYEGAFFYQIFPDRFFRAGPPGKPAPTGPLEPWEAPPTLRGFKGGTLWGVAEKIPYLAELGVEALYLNPIFASTANHRYHTVDYFQVDPLLGGNAALRHLLEVAHAHGMRVILDGVFNHTGRGFFAFQHLLENGEHSPYRDWYYVKGFPLNAYSQNPNYEAWWGNPELPKLKVETPAVREYLLAVAEYWIRFGADGWRLDVPNEIPDPEFWRAFRRRVKGANPEAYIVGEIWEEADFWLQGDMFDATMNYPLARAILGFVGGEALDQELAGRCGLGRIEPLLALAFSHRLENLFARYRPEVVRAQMNLLTSHDTPRLLTLLKGSLERARLALSLLFLLPGSPTVYYGEEVGMEGGLDPDNRGGMVWAEERWRRELWEAVRRLARLRKEHPELRTAPYSRVYAVDGHLAFTRGPYLVVVNATPEPFPQDIPLHGALPRGAQAVDLLSGALCTPKGGRLCGPELPPFSVAVWTEV from the coding sequence GTGGCCTGGTACGAGGGTGCCTTCTTCTATCAAATCTTTCCCGACCGCTTCTTCCGGGCAGGTCCGCCCGGCAAGCCTGCCCCCACAGGGCCCCTAGAGCCCTGGGAAGCCCCGCCCACCCTGAGGGGCTTCAAGGGGGGGACGCTATGGGGGGTGGCGGAAAAGATCCCCTACTTGGCGGAGCTAGGGGTAGAGGCCCTCTACCTAAACCCCATCTTCGCCTCCACCGCCAACCACCGCTACCACACGGTGGACTACTTCCAGGTAGACCCCCTCCTGGGCGGGAACGCCGCCCTGCGCCACCTCCTCGAGGTGGCCCACGCCCACGGGATGAGGGTGATCCTGGACGGGGTCTTCAACCACACGGGCCGGGGCTTCTTCGCCTTCCAGCACCTTTTGGAAAACGGGGAGCATAGCCCCTACCGGGACTGGTACTACGTAAAGGGGTTTCCCCTAAACGCCTATAGCCAAAACCCCAACTACGAGGCCTGGTGGGGAAACCCCGAGCTTCCCAAGCTCAAGGTGGAAACCCCAGCGGTGCGGGAGTACCTCCTCGCCGTGGCCGAGTACTGGATCCGCTTCGGGGCCGATGGCTGGCGGCTGGACGTGCCCAACGAGATCCCAGACCCCGAGTTCTGGCGGGCCTTCCGCAGGCGGGTCAAGGGGGCCAACCCCGAGGCCTACATCGTGGGGGAGATCTGGGAGGAGGCGGACTTCTGGCTCCAGGGGGACATGTTTGACGCCACCATGAACTACCCCTTGGCCCGGGCCATCCTAGGCTTCGTGGGGGGGGAGGCGCTGGACCAGGAGCTTGCGGGAAGGTGCGGCCTAGGCCGGATAGAACCCCTCTTGGCCCTGGCCTTTAGCCACCGCCTGGAAAACCTCTTCGCCCGCTACCGCCCGGAGGTGGTGCGGGCCCAGATGAACCTCCTCACCTCCCACGACACCCCCCGCCTCCTCACCCTCCTCAAGGGAAGCCTGGAGCGGGCCAGGCTCGCCCTCTCCCTCCTCTTCCTCCTCCCGGGAAGCCCCACGGTCTACTACGGGGAGGAGGTGGGCATGGAAGGGGGGCTGGACCCGGATAACCGGGGCGGCATGGTGTGGGCCGAGGAAAGGTGGCGAAGGGAGCTTTGGGAAGCGGTGCGGCGGCTTGCCCGCCTGCGCAAGGAGCACCCCGAACTCCGCACCGCCCCCTACAGCAGGGTCTACGCCGTGGACGGGCACCTGGCCTTCACCCGGGGGCCCTACCTGGTGGTGGTGAACGCCACCCCCGAGCCCTTCCCCCAGGACATCCCCCTGCACGGGGCCCTGCCCCGGGGAGCCCAGGCGGTGGACCTCCTCTCGGGTGCCCTCTGCACCCCCAAAGGGGGGAGGCTTTGCGGCCCCGAGCTTCCCCCCTTCTCCGTGGCGGTCTGGACCGAAGTCTAA
- the gmk gene encoding guanylate kinase, whose amino-acid sequence MRGRLFVMTGASGVGKGTVRAKVLERTRLFYSISMTTRSPRPGERDGVDYYFVDRPTFEALLAQDGFLEYAEYVGHLYGTPRAPVERALARGEDVLLEIEVQGALQVRKKVPEAVLIFLLPPSLSELKRRLVYRGKDSPEKIAKRLAQAEWEIQNAHLFDYVVVNDVLEEAVADFLAILTAERRRTPRMAWALQKALERDPDLESELDEILRRNHGGTGH is encoded by the coding sequence ATGCGGGGCCGCCTTTTCGTCATGACCGGGGCCAGCGGGGTGGGGAAGGGTACGGTGCGGGCCAAGGTGTTGGAGCGCACCCGCCTCTTCTACTCCATCTCCATGACCACCCGTTCCCCAAGGCCCGGGGAGCGGGACGGGGTGGACTACTACTTCGTGGACCGCCCCACCTTTGAGGCCCTCCTTGCCCAGGACGGCTTTCTGGAGTACGCCGAGTACGTGGGCCACCTCTACGGCACCCCCAGGGCCCCGGTGGAGCGGGCCCTGGCCCGGGGGGAGGACGTCCTCTTGGAGATTGAGGTGCAAGGGGCCTTGCAGGTGCGCAAGAAGGTGCCGGAGGCGGTCCTCATCTTCCTGCTTCCCCCGTCCCTCTCCGAGCTCAAGCGCCGCCTGGTCTACCGGGGAAAGGATAGCCCGGAGAAGATCGCCAAGCGCTTGGCGCAGGCGGAGTGGGAGATCCAAAACGCCCACCTCTTTGACTACGTGGTGGTGAACGATGTCCTGGAGGAGGCGGTGGCGGACTTCTTGGCCATCCTCACCGCCGAAAGGCGGCGCACCCCTCGGATGGCCTGGGCCCTCCAGAAGGCTTTGGAGCGGGACCCGGACCTGGAAAGCGAACTGGACGAGATTCTAAGGAGGAACCATGGCGGAACCGGGCATTGA
- the rpoZ gene encoding DNA-directed RNA polymerase subunit omega produces the protein MAEPGIDKLFGMVDSKYRLTVVVAKRAQQLLRHRFKNTVLEPEERPKMRTLEGLFDDPNPVTWAMKELHTGRLVFGENLVPEDRLQKEMEKLYPVEEEG, from the coding sequence ATGGCGGAACCGGGCATTGACAAGCTTTTCGGTATGGTGGATTCCAAGTACCGCCTCACCGTGGTGGTGGCCAAGCGGGCGCAACAGCTTTTGCGCCACCGCTTCAAGAACACGGTGTTGGAACCGGAGGAGAGGCCCAAGATGCGGACCCTCGAGGGTCTCTTTGACGACCCTAACCCCGTGACCTGGGCCATGAAGGAGCTCCACACCGGCCGGCTGGTCTTCGGGGAGAACCTGGTCCCCGAGGACCGGCTGCAGAAGGAGATGGAAAAGCTTTACCCCGTGGAAGAGGAGGGCTAG
- the coaBC gene encoding bifunctional phosphopantothenoylcysteine decarboxylase/phosphopantothenate--cysteine ligase CoaBC, translated as MARVLVAASGGVAAIKVPHLLRLLRQAGHEVRVLATPRALAFVTPLSLAVAAGGEVATEEAWFQPHGRALHIELARWAEVVLVAPATADALAKAALGLADDLLSATLLAGAKRVAWAPAMNEAMWLAPQTQGHVERLKALGHAFFGPAHGPLAAVGEGEGWGRMLEPEALLERLEALLTPKDLQGLRLVVSAGPTREYLDPVRFLSNPSSGRMGYAVAEAARDRGAEVVLVAGPTALPDPWGVKVVRVESALEMREAILAHYPWAEAVVMAAAVADYRPETTLADKEPKVEAERVLRLVPNPDILKELGERKGDRVLVGFAMETREGLERARGKLVRKNLDLIVLNWVNREGVGFGSLENEVVLLLRDGRVIELPRMPKRQVAHRILDFVKEFWKA; from the coding sequence GTGGCCCGGGTCCTGGTGGCGGCGAGCGGAGGGGTGGCGGCCATCAAGGTGCCCCACCTCCTCCGCCTCCTCCGCCAGGCGGGGCACGAGGTGCGGGTCCTCGCCACCCCCCGGGCCTTGGCCTTTGTCACCCCCCTTTCCCTGGCGGTGGCCGCCGGGGGGGAGGTGGCCACGGAGGAGGCTTGGTTCCAACCCCACGGCCGGGCCCTCCACATAGAGCTCGCCCGCTGGGCCGAGGTGGTCCTGGTGGCCCCCGCCACCGCCGACGCCCTGGCCAAGGCGGCCCTGGGCCTGGCGGATGACCTTCTTTCCGCCACCCTCCTCGCCGGGGCCAAGCGGGTGGCCTGGGCCCCGGCCATGAACGAGGCCATGTGGCTCGCTCCCCAGACCCAAGGCCACGTAGAGCGGCTCAAGGCCTTGGGCCACGCCTTCTTCGGCCCCGCCCACGGCCCCCTGGCCGCGGTGGGGGAAGGGGAGGGGTGGGGGCGGATGCTGGAGCCGGAAGCGCTTTTGGAGCGCTTGGAGGCCCTGCTCACCCCCAAGGACCTCCAGGGCCTTAGGCTCGTGGTTTCCGCCGGGCCCACCCGGGAGTATTTGGACCCCGTGCGTTTCCTCTCCAACCCTTCCTCGGGGCGCATGGGATACGCCGTGGCCGAGGCGGCCCGGGATAGGGGGGCGGAGGTGGTCCTGGTGGCGGGGCCCACCGCTCTCCCCGACCCTTGGGGGGTCAAGGTGGTGCGGGTGGAAAGCGCCTTGGAGATGCGGGAGGCCATCCTGGCCCACTACCCTTGGGCCGAGGCAGTGGTCATGGCGGCGGCGGTGGCCGACTACCGCCCCGAGACCACCCTGGCCGACAAGGAGCCCAAGGTGGAGGCGGAACGGGTCCTTCGCCTGGTGCCCAACCCCGACATCCTCAAGGAGCTCGGGGAAAGGAAAGGGGACAGGGTCTTGGTGGGCTTCGCCATGGAAACCCGGGAGGGGTTGGAAAGGGCCCGGGGGAAGCTTGTCCGCAAGAACCTGGACCTCATCGTCCTGAACTGGGTAAACCGGGAGGGGGTGGGGTTTGGGAGCCTGGAAAACGAGGTGGTCCTCCTCCTGAGGGACGGGCGGGTCATAGAGCTTCCCCGGATGCCCAAGCGCCAGGTGGCCCACCGTATACTGGATTTCGTCAAAGAGTTTTGGAAAGCCTAA
- the argR gene encoding arginine repressor: MRSKAERHRAIQEIVSREEIGTQKELVERLRQLGFEVTQATVSRDIAELRLARIALGKGRHKYALPSVELPEDVYEELKRQFGLFVKDVDRGGNILVVKTAEGHASGIALLLDRLKRDEIVGTLAGEDTILVVARTEPEAKALEEELGELLLAGRALKGGA; encoded by the coding sequence ATGCGCAGCAAGGCCGAGCGGCACCGCGCGATACAGGAGATCGTGAGCCGGGAGGAGATCGGCACCCAGAAGGAGTTGGTGGAGCGCCTGCGGCAGCTAGGCTTTGAGGTGACCCAGGCCACGGTGAGCCGGGATATCGCCGAGCTCCGCCTGGCCCGCATCGCCTTGGGCAAGGGGCGGCACAAGTACGCCCTACCTTCCGTGGAGCTTCCCGAGGACGTTTACGAGGAGCTCAAACGGCAGTTCGGCCTTTTCGTCAAGGACGTGGACCGGGGTGGGAACATCCTGGTGGTGAAGACCGCCGAGGGGCACGCCTCGGGGATCGCCCTCCTCCTAGACCGCCTGAAGCGGGACGAGATCGTGGGCACCTTGGCGGGGGAGGACACCATCCTGGTGGTGGCCCGTACGGAGCCGGAGGCCAAGGCCTTGGAGGAGGAGCTCGGGGAGTTGCTCTTGGCGGGCAGGGCCCTCAAGGGAGGGGCATAG
- a CDS encoding MarC family protein, whose translation MVELFLKSFLTLFVVMDPVGLVPVFLALAGDRPPKKQAQIAARAVLVAGGLLVAFFFFGRGLLAHLGISLEALRIAGGILLFRIATEMVFAHHERETEEEKDEALVRADISVFPLAIPLIAGPGALASVLILGGEARMVVGGWAVVLFSAFLVLLLAYLFLRAASGIRRALGRTGVNVVTRVLGLLLAALAVQYVADGVKGLL comes from the coding sequence GTGGTTGAACTCTTTCTCAAGTCTTTCCTCACCCTCTTCGTGGTCATGGACCCGGTGGGGCTGGTTCCCGTCTTCTTGGCCTTGGCGGGGGACCGCCCCCCGAAGAAGCAGGCCCAGATCGCCGCCAGGGCGGTGCTGGTGGCGGGGGGGCTTCTCGTGGCCTTTTTCTTCTTCGGAAGGGGGCTTTTGGCGCATCTCGGGATTAGCCTCGAGGCCCTCCGCATCGCCGGGGGCATCCTCCTCTTCCGCATCGCCACCGAAATGGTCTTCGCCCACCACGAACGGGAAACCGAAGAGGAAAAGGACGAGGCCCTGGTCCGGGCGGACATCTCCGTCTTCCCCTTGGCCATCCCCCTTATCGCCGGGCCCGGGGCCTTGGCCAGCGTTCTCATCCTGGGCGGGGAGGCCCGGATGGTGGTGGGGGGGTGGGCGGTGGTCCTCTTTAGCGCCTTTCTGGTGCTCCTTCTGGCCTACCTCTTTTTACGGGCCGCTTCCGGGATACGCCGGGCCCTGGGGCGCACGGGGGTGAACGTGGTGACCCGGGTGCTGGGCCTTCTGCTTGCTGCCCTTGCGGTGCAGTACGTGGCCGACGGGGTTAAGGGCCTCCTTTAG